One genomic window of Candidatus Beckwithbacteria bacterium includes the following:
- a CDS encoding helix-turn-helix domain-containing protein translates to MEELLTLSEAAQILKVHPNTLRLWDKNGILKAVRIGVKKIRRYKKEDIEKFINHKNGK, encoded by the coding sequence ATGGAAGAATTATTAACTCTCAGTGAAGCTGCTCAAATTTTAAAGGTTCACCCGAATACTCTACGTTTGTGGGATAAAAATGGCATTTTAAAAGCTGTAAGAATTGGTGTAAAAAAAATTCGCCGATACAAAAAAGAAGATATCGAGAAATTTATTAATCACAAAAATGGTAAATAA
- a CDS encoding restriction endonuclease subunit S, whose protein sequence is MTKHQSKFEKLISKLCPRGVELKNIVDIASVTIGEFVHKNKQKSDGEYPVYNGGTSETGYYDEFNNTKDKIVISARGANAGYVNKIHKPFWAGNSCYTVDVVNKTLINWVYVYYYLKNNQNKLIGEQQKGGIPAVSKKQVENFKIPVPPLEIQDEIVKILNKFTELEAELEAGLEARKKQYEYYRERLLSPDNKLVINYVSIKDIALDSFWIMPSTPPFVADGEIPYITSKNIRKGHINFTDIKHISREDYLDISKNRPIIENDILISMIGTIGEVARVKKDDLEFYGQNMFLVRLNPSLINTNYFLHFFDSARMKLYFGSIKNNSGQGYLKSKHIDSIQIPLPPLKDQERIASTLDKFDTLVNDISIGLPAELNARRQQYEYYRNKLLTFNEYVE, encoded by the coding sequence ATGACAAAACACCAAAGTAAATTTGAAAAGCTAATATCAAAACTCTGCCCTAGAGGAGTGGAGCTTAAAAACATTGTTGATATCGCAAGTGTCACTATTGGAGAATTTGTTCATAAAAATAAACAAAAATCAGACGGTGAATATCCTGTGTATAACGGAGGAACATCTGAAACTGGATACTATGATGAATTTAATAATACAAAAGATAAAATTGTTATTAGCGCCAGAGGTGCAAATGCCGGATATGTAAATAAAATTCATAAACCTTTTTGGGCTGGAAATAGTTGTTATACGGTTGATGTGGTTAATAAGACATTGATTAATTGGGTATATGTTTATTACTATCTGAAAAACAATCAAAACAAACTAATTGGCGAACAACAAAAAGGTGGAATACCTGCGGTGTCAAAAAAACAGGTTGAAAATTTCAAAATCCCAGTCCCACCCCTTGAAATCCAAGACGAAATTGTCAAAATTCTTAATAAGTTTACAGAGCTAGAAGCAGAGCTAGAAGCAGGGCTAGAAGCAAGGAAGAAGCAATATGAATACTATAGAGAAAGATTATTATCACCCGATAATAAACTTGTGATTAATTATGTATCCATAAAAGATATTGCGCTTGATTCATTTTGGATTATGCCTTCAACACCACCTTTTGTAGCTGATGGTGAAATCCCCTACATTACTTCAAAGAATATTCGAAAAGGTCATATAAACTTTACTGATATAAAACATATTTCTCGCGAAGACTATTTGGATATTTCTAAAAATAGACCTATTATCGAAAATGATATTTTGATAAGTATGATTGGGACAATTGGAGAGGTAGCTAGAGTAAAGAAGGATGATTTGGAGTTTTATGGACAAAATATGTTTTTGGTTAGATTAAATCCAAGCTTAATAAATACGAACTATTTTTTACATTTTTTTGATTCCGCACGAATGAAGTTGTATTTCGGATCGATAAAAAATAACTCTGGACAAGGATACTTAAAGTCAAAACATATTGATTCTATTCAAATCCCTCTGCCACCACTTAAAGATCAAGAAAGAATAGCTTCAACCTTGGATAAATTTGACACTTTAGTTAATGATATCTCAATTGGTTTGCCAGCAGAACTTAATGCGAGAAGGCAACAATACGAGTATTACCGAAATAAATTGCTAACATTTAATGAATATGTCGAATAA
- a CDS encoding type I restriction-modification system subunit M: MTNNQNTTKEQERAELHRAIWQIANDLRGSVDGWDFKSYVLGMLFYRFISENLTNYINDDERRSGKKDFDYADLTDKEAEFGRADTVKEKGFYILPSELFVNVSKKAKNNKNLNETLSSIFSNIENSAKGSSSEDDLKGLFADLDVNSSKLGNTVEHRNQKLVKIIEAIGNLRLGNYSNNTIDAFGDAYEFLMTMYASNAGKSGGEFYTPQEVSELLAEITTVGKKEVNKVYDPACGSGSLLLKFAKVLGRENVRQGFFGQEINLTTYNLCRINMFLHDINYNNFDIALGDTLIDPKHWDDEPFDAIVSNPPYSIKWEGDSNPILINDPRFSPAGVLAPKSKADLAFTMHMLSWLSTSGTAAIVEFPGVLYRGGAEKKIRKYLVDNNYVDTVIQLPPDLFFGTTIATCIIILKKSKKDNKILFIDASAEFVRNGNKNKLSEANRLKILDAFSSRMDAEYFAKLVDNKDIANNDYNIAVSSYVIPEDTREVINITELNTKISQIVAKQNELRKAIDEIVSDIEGNK, encoded by the coding sequence ATGACAAATAATCAAAACACCACTAAAGAACAAGAACGCGCAGAACTGCACCGTGCTATTTGGCAAATAGCCAATGATTTGCGTGGTAGCGTTGATGGCTGGGATTTTAAGTCATATGTGCTAGGGATGCTGTTTTATCGTTTTATTAGTGAAAATTTGACCAATTATATTAACGATGATGAACGCCGATCCGGTAAAAAAGATTTTGACTATGCAGATCTTACAGACAAAGAGGCAGAATTTGGTCGAGCCGATACAGTAAAAGAAAAAGGATTCTACATCTTGCCCAGTGAACTGTTTGTTAACGTCTCTAAGAAAGCCAAGAACAACAAAAATCTTAATGAGACATTATCGAGTATTTTTAGCAACATTGAAAACTCAGCTAAAGGTTCAAGTAGTGAAGATGATCTCAAAGGCTTATTTGCCGACTTAGATGTCAACTCAAGCAAGCTTGGAAACACTGTTGAGCATCGCAACCAAAAACTTGTCAAAATTATTGAAGCAATCGGCAATCTTCGCCTCGGTAATTATTCAAATAATACAATAGATGCTTTTGGCGATGCCTATGAATTTTTAATGACTATGTATGCTAGTAATGCTGGTAAGTCAGGAGGTGAGTTCTATACCCCACAAGAAGTAAGTGAATTGCTCGCAGAGATTACCACTGTTGGCAAAAAAGAAGTCAACAAAGTCTACGATCCTGCCTGTGGCTCAGGCTCTCTCCTTCTGAAATTTGCCAAAGTTTTGGGAAGGGAAAATGTCCGACAAGGCTTTTTTGGCCAAGAAATAAACCTCACCACTTATAACTTGTGTCGTATCAATATGTTCTTGCACGACATTAATTACAATAATTTTGACATCGCACTGGGAGATACTTTAATTGACCCTAAACATTGGGATGATGAACCATTTGATGCTATCGTTTCCAACCCTCCCTACTCAATCAAATGGGAAGGTGACTCAAACCCCATTCTTATTAACGACCCACGTTTTTCTCCTGCTGGAGTTTTAGCCCCTAAAAGCAAGGCAGATTTAGCCTTTACTATGCACATGCTTTCATGGCTCTCAACTAGTGGGACAGCTGCGATAGTTGAATTTCCAGGTGTACTATATCGTGGAGGTGCAGAAAAGAAGATTAGGAAATATCTTGTAGATAATAACTATGTAGACACAGTAATACAATTACCACCGGATCTATTCTTTGGTACTACCATTGCTACTTGTATCATTATTTTGAAGAAAAGTAAAAAAGATAACAAAATACTCTTCATTGATGCTTCAGCCGAATTTGTCCGCAACGGTAATAAAAATAAATTGAGCGAAGCAAATAGACTCAAAATTTTGGACGCTTTTAGTTCTCGCATGGACGCAGAGTACTTTGCCAAACTTGTTGATAACAAGGATATTGCCAACAATGATTACAACATTGCCGTATCAAGCTATGTTATTCCAGAAGATACTCGCGAAGTTATAAATATCACCGAACTCAACACCAAAATAAGTCAGATCGTAGCCAAACAGAACGAACTACGAAAAGCAATTGATGAAATTGTTAGTGATATAGAAGGAAACAAATAA
- a CDS encoding helix-turn-helix transcriptional regulator, producing the protein MIKITKAQSKFGRKIQRKRKEMGITQEELAFRVNLSRTHMGHIEQGRRTPSLEVLNKIARALKTSPKDFF; encoded by the coding sequence ATGATAAAAATCACTAAAGCTCAATCTAAGTTTGGTCGAAAAATTCAGAGAAAACGCAAAGAAATGGGTATCACCCAGGAAGAATTGGCTTTCCGAGTCAATTTAAGTAGAACTCATATGGGTCATATTGAACAAGGGCGAAGAACTCCTTCATTAGAGGTACTTAATAAGATAGCAAGGGCTCTTAAAACATCTCCTAAAGACTTTTTTTAA
- a CDS encoding ATP-binding protein, translating to MYISKIQLHNFKGYKGDHEINFDKGVNFFVGDNNCGKSSVFEAIDFIRTKKNRDEVITKTELEEDDFVSIEIEFVGDDLELLVQTEPLKKYQSYLINSNGQKSIRVMRSSEENEITQGKKSKKLSIGNVRIFNPSTSQFENPTGVDNTITALFDAQFVWADTNSGDISDFSKTKICGKIINAITKDFVKSATWENFRKSHKEAFGDGKDSIATTLKPVENKLASIISEQYGETEVKFKFSLPEIESFFKTGNINLSESGIETKSEEKGTGMQRALALALIQVYADISSANSEGESKPILFFIDEPETFLHPQAQNKLLDALEKISSKSQIFIITHSPYLLKKYKKETHSMNVFSRDRGLNKVEPGKEFDLFGISSPTWGEINYYAFGVLTVEFHNELYGFIQAKAIVEDDKNYSEVEFEKYLVSKGFAQDQTYIRLKKDGSTETQTRTLPTRIRNIIHHPENTNNVMFSLDELESSTESLIKLL from the coding sequence ATGTATATATCAAAAATTCAGCTTCACAACTTCAAAGGATACAAAGGTGATCATGAAATAAACTTTGACAAAGGAGTAAATTTTTTTGTTGGTGATAATAATTGTGGAAAATCATCAGTTTTTGAAGCGATTGATTTTATCCGAACCAAAAAAAATCGTGATGAAGTTATCACAAAGACTGAGCTTGAAGAAGATGATTTTGTATCTATTGAGATTGAATTTGTGGGTGATGATCTAGAATTACTAGTTCAAACAGAACCCTTGAAAAAGTATCAATCATATTTGATAAATTCTAATGGTCAAAAAAGTATACGTGTCATGCGTTCTAGTGAAGAAAATGAAATTACCCAAGGCAAGAAATCAAAAAAACTTTCGATAGGGAATGTTCGCATTTTCAATCCCTCTACGAGTCAATTTGAGAACCCAACTGGAGTGGATAATACAATCACAGCCCTTTTTGATGCTCAATTTGTTTGGGCTGATACCAATTCTGGAGATATTTCTGATTTTTCAAAAACTAAAATATGCGGGAAAATTATTAATGCAATAACAAAAGATTTTGTTAAATCTGCTACATGGGAAAATTTTAGAAAGTCCCACAAAGAAGCTTTCGGCGATGGCAAAGATAGTATTGCTACGACCTTAAAGCCAGTTGAAAACAAACTAGCATCCATAATATCTGAACAATACGGAGAAACAGAAGTAAAATTTAAGTTTTCCTTGCCAGAAATCGAGAGTTTCTTTAAAACTGGAAATATTAACTTATCAGAAAGTGGAATAGAAACAAAAAGCGAAGAAAAAGGTACGGGTATGCAAAGGGCTTTGGCACTTGCACTAATTCAAGTATACGCAGATATATCCTCAGCTAATAGCGAAGGGGAATCAAAGCCAATTTTGTTTTTCATAGATGAACCTGAAACTTTTTTACATCCACAGGCTCAAAATAAACTATTAGATGCTCTTGAAAAGATTTCTAGTAAGTCACAGATCTTTATCATTACCCACTCGCCATATTTGTTGAAAAAATACAAGAAAGAAACACACTCAATGAATGTGTTTTCAAGAGATAGGGGGTTGAATAAAGTTGAACCTGGTAAAGAATTCGATCTTTTTGGTATATCAAGTCCTACTTGGGGAGAAATAAATTATTATGCATTTGGAGTTTTGACAGTTGAATTCCACAATGAGCTATACGGATTTATCCAGGCGAAAGCGATAGTTGAAGATGATAAAAATTATTCTGAAGTCGAATTTGAAAAATATTTAGTTAGTAAAGGCTTTGCTCAAGATCAGACTTACATTCGATTAAAAAAGGATGGCTCTACCGAAACTCAGACTAGAACTTTACCCACAAGAATCAGAAACATAATTCATCATCCTGAAAATACCAATAATGTGATGTTTTCATTAGATGAATTAGAATCTTCTACCGAATCACTAATTAAATTACTATGA